The DNA window CGGCTCTTGAAGGTAATAACATCGATACACTGTACCAGGAAATCGCAAAAACGTTCGGGTGATTAGTATGCAAGGTATTCAAATGGATTTGATTTCGGAAGAGAGATTATCAGGGATGAACCCTGTAGAAAAAGTCAGGTTTATTATTGATGAAGTCAAAAAAGACAAAGTACTGGTACTTGAGAAGGGATTAACCCCTGATGAGGAAGCTAACCTTATCGAAATGACAATGACTAAAATCCAGCCCGATGGGTTTTCAGGTATAGAAATGGAAAGCTATCCAGCCCAATCTGGCAATTCCATAATCAATAAGCTGTTTAATAAAGGAGGTCACCGTACCCGTCTGACAATTATTGGTCCTGCCAATCAATTAAAGACATTGAAAAAAGACCGCGACCTTATAACTACATTACTGTCATCAAAAGAATAAAAGTGGATGTTAATGAAGGATGATTCAAATAATGATATACCTATCCCAACGACACATTCATTAAATTTTTTTGAAATGGGAAGAACGGACGTCGATATTTTATGTACTTATGGTAAAATTTCAATATGGTTTGGACGTCCTGTACCTGATGATATAATCAAAGATATATTGATAATTATATCCAATGTAGACAAATCAACTGTTCATGAATGCGAGTTTTTCTGTGAATACGAAGAAATAACAGAATACGAAAACAATGGATATATTCTTGTATCCTATGCCAGGTCAGGGGATAAGTATAGAGCAACCTTTAATGTACCATTTTCAAATGACAAAGCTTTACACTATCTTACAAGTTCTATAAAAACACAACTTAATAATAAAGACGTAAATATTAACCTGTACTGGACAGGAGATAATGCAGGAATAATACAGCTTTATGAAAAACTCAAAACTATACAGGATTGGAAAATCAAACAAATTAATTATAAAGATGATGGAAAAGATTACAATTTAATGTGATTAACGCTGTAAATAACAACTTCTAAATAATAAAAAATACCGTTTCCACCTAAACCTGACTGAATGTTTACTATCATTATCAGTATTTAATTTATCACCTATATATCCAACAATAGTATGTTGAAGAGGTTTTAAAACAATGGATGCAACACAGGATATCGAATGTAAAAATCTAACCTTATCAATGAAACTTATGGGCGAACATATAATCAATATGTCCCATGAACTTGATGTAACCGGTCCAAAAAAGATGATTGAAGATATAATGGGTGCAGATAACATCTTTTTAATGGGTGCTGGTCGTTCAGGTCTTGTCGGTAAAGCTTTTGCCATGAGACTAATGCACCTTGGTTACAGTGTATATGTCGTAGGGGAATCAACCACGCCTGCCGTCAAAGAAAACGATGTTGTAATTGCTATTTCCGGTTCCGGTGAAACCCGTTCAGTTGCCGACCTTGGCAAGATCGCCAAGGACATTGGTTCAACGCTTGTAACTGTCACATCGAATGAGGATTCAACACTTGGAAACCTATCCGATACTGTCGTTGAAGTCCCGGGTCGAACCAAAACTCAATCCGGAGAATACCTTGAACGCCATATGCGAGGTGAATACGACTATCTCACGCCTCTTGGAACTTCTTTTGAAATCTCAACAATGGTGTTCATGGATGCAGTTATCGCAGAACTGATACATATAACTGGAACATCTGAAGCAGAATTAAAATCCAGACATACCACCCTTGAATAAGGTGTATTTAAA is part of the Methanohalobium evestigatum Z-7303 genome and encodes:
- a CDS encoding DUF2073 domain-containing protein yields the protein MQGIQMDLISEERLSGMNPVEKVRFIIDEVKKDKVLVLEKGLTPDEEANLIEMTMTKIQPDGFSGIEMESYPAQSGNSIINKLFNKGGHRTRLTIIGPANQLKTLKKDRDLITTLLSSKE
- the hxlB gene encoding 6-phospho-3-hexuloisomerase; the protein is MDATQDIECKNLTLSMKLMGEHIINMSHELDVTGPKKMIEDIMGADNIFLMGAGRSGLVGKAFAMRLMHLGYSVYVVGESTTPAVKENDVVIAISGSGETRSVADLGKIAKDIGSTLVTVTSNEDSTLGNLSDTVVEVPGRTKTQSGEYLERHMRGEYDYLTPLGTSFEISTMVFMDAVIAELIHITGTSEAELKSRHTTLE